The DNA sequence taagatttgtCCAAGGAAACGCGGAGGAACATGAGATCGATATGCTGTGGGAGCTCACGAAACAAATTGAATTACATACCATTTGCGCTCTAGCTGATGGTGCAGCATGGCCAGTACAAGGTCTCATTCGACACTTCAGACCTGTAATTGAAgagagaatgaaaaaatttaaagtatcaGCTGCTAATTAAAGTACTAagttatgaaataattaaagtgaatctctattgatatttaaatgtataaattatttatactgattatttttgtactgattctgtcattattattttatagtaaaatacAGTAACAGGAAGTACAAATTGTTggtaagaatttaaattctaatcaattctgtataaaaataaaatattctgaaaatttttatttgtttataatttaaaaaaattttttttgttttatttcacagttttcaaataattttttttgcttatttgTCATAGGAATTGATTGAGTAATCAATGAATGAGGAGTTgactttgtaaataaatataattacaaatgaaaatttaattatgataaaaatatttaaaataaagtttggCAGGTATAATtagagtaatttaaaaatttaaatatacatgcTACGAGCAGCGTGGTAGCAGCACGATTTTTgtgcgtatttttttttttttgtttttaatattttaaatatttctatcatcatttcatttttacgtatgatttttaattctcCCATTtctaatgaattatttttcaaatatttacatttaccgcgcaagtaataagaataattaataaattattaatggaaaataaaaaatttcgagtatattttttaatctaatgAACATAGTTATCGATACACacgaattttaataaaattattaaatttcaattttgaaatttcgcgccaagatgGCGCTACTGCTCATTGCTGTATTCACGTTCAAATTTTCGCTAAAGTGGGGGTAGTCGATGAATCAAAAAGTCGATTACTTTCTACCAACTGGCGGTCCAATAGCGTCAGCCAGTAGCATCGACAACGGCAGTGCTAGTCCAGATTCGTCTTTGTTCTTTATGTTTGAATTGAAACACAGCATTGTAGTTAATTCGCGGAATTATCTATAAAAGTTATTGCTTAGAgtcattgtttaattaaattgtgcagtgtttgtaaaatttaaattcttcaaaGTGTCTGTGGTGTAGTTAAATGGTGAGTGTTCAGAGCTAGCGTGAAGTGTTGCTGATAGCCGATGCTGATATtttccaagttcctgagcaaagtcatctggcatcgtctggtgggaaatagcagttaagtgacgtttttttagctgcaatacacttggaacaatttaattcaaatctccaagtgtattaggacacccttttgcatattatttctccaccaaggtttgttcaaacacttgcgtgtttttttttttttttttttttttttcatattaaaaataatttttttatgatatctaccgcaattttatattaacttacgacttgtaattttttctccatttttaataatttatttttcgaatatttaaatttaccgcgcaagtAATAAGAATATTTAACACGGGTGCATTTCCGAATGCACCCATAGAAATTAACCTTAATCCCACGTATGCgcagtaaaaatttgaaaatggttttttttaaaggccagtatttaaagaaatatttaggaaacttaatttatattttttttacgatagtTCATTAGTGTTATCATATttgaagagtaaaaaataatatgttctagttttctatacatttttcattgattttttaaaacgacGACTTTTGGttttctatgcattttctatagATTTTTGATGGATTTTCTTAAGTGGTGACGAGTTCTTGttttctatacattttttataaatttttttagacgcCGATCTTCGTAAAAACTTCGGCTTTTATAGGTGAAAGAATTCCAGTACATTAATATGATACTGAGATTAGTCGACGtctcataatttttggatttttgaaaaacgataaattttcttttgtccCAAGTCAGTAAGCCctcattttttatgaatttcattaGACGGTGTTTTGTTTCTCTATAGAATTTCTATAGAAATTCGACAAAAATCCTTAGAAATTTCagaatccaaaatttttttttttaattaataattcacgGTCGGCTATTAAGTCAATTTGTGTCATCGGAATCTGGGTAATAGACATCCgctccaattttttaaatactcgcGCTTAAAACCAAATTTGCGCAGAACCAGTGCGCACGCgcgaaaattttgttttcaaagcAAGCGACCGATGTTCGGGTTGTCGCTGGTGAAGCGTGAACGTGAACGTGAACCAACAAGAGTGTGTTGGCTTCCTGACGTACTGGCGTCGTAACTTAGCCATCGCACTGGACGATTGATCACTGATCACGGTGTCCATTCACGTCCGTCAAAAGAGTCCATTTAATGGAGCATGTGAGTGCCGAAAAAGGAGTAAACGCGTTGGGTACGTCGTAAAGGAGTGGGTGTGACGGggggttaatttaaaaaacgtgGGTGTGGGCTGTGTACGTGGgaggaaaaaaatacttgtttAAAAGTGCCAGAACGTGCCAGgaagaattataataataattaacatcattatcatcatcagccAATACTTTACCCAATCAACGTCTGCGTGATAATGCTCAGGTACTTATTGTCACCCACGGGCTACCTGATGTCCactaaaataatcattttttattcacggtaacgattaattattattttaaacgacCAAGCTTTtacttcaattaataattcgcTGACTGGACACCCAACTTATCAACAAACCAAGTTggagtattaatttttttgctgattattgcgaaactaaataaataatataacatgGCCACGATTACTGACGATCGAGTGACGGATTTACGAGCGGAAATTGAAAGACTTTCACGTGAGCTTGACCTTGCATCGAccgaaaaaattcaatcagcaCAATATGGTCTTGCTCTTTTGGAAGAAAAGTCTGCGTTGGAACAAAAATGTAACGAGCTCGAGGCACTCTACGAGAACACAAAACACGAGCTCGATATCACTCAAGAGGttagtagtttttttaatatattttttttactccttaTTTGGTGtccttgatatttaaattttaaataatttaggcTCTAGCTAAATTTCAAACGACGACAAAATTGACAACCAGGAGTGGGATTGAACAAGAAGAGAGTCTTCTCTGCGAATCAGCGGCACGTGAAACGTCACTACAGACGTTGATAATTGAATTAGAGAATGAAACAAAACAGTTGAGGCATGAGTTGGAACGTGTGCAAGTAGAACGCGATCATGCCTTGCAGGAACGTGAAGATGTGGGTAAACATCATCAGCAAGCTGAAGGAGAACGAAAGAATCTACGCACTGAATTACGCGAGTGCAGATTTAGAGAGGCGAGATTGCTTCAGGACTACACAGAACTGGAAGATGAAAATATTTCTCTGCAGAAACAAGTATCGACATTGAGATCGAGTCAAGTTGAATTTGAAAGCGCGAAACATGAGATCCGTAGATTGAGCGAAGAAGTTGAGCTGCTCAATAGCCAAGTCGAGGAGTTgtccaatttaaaaaaaatagctgaGAAGCAGATGGAAGAGGCACTGGAATCACTCCAAGCCGAGCGGGAAGCTAAATATTCGCTGAAAAAAGAGTTAGACCAACGTATGAACAGCGagtctatttttaatttgagtaaTTTTGCTCTCATACGCGGAATAACTGATGATCAGACGATATGCAGTGACGGGGAAGATGATTCCCCTGCGTTGAGGAGGATCGAGGCTGACTTGAAGACTCAGGAACCCGGGACATCTGCTGCCAGTAAACAAGTCGATTTATTTTCGGAAATTCACTTAAATGAGCTCAAAAAATTGGAGAAACAACTGGAGCTAGCAGAGTCGGAAAAAAGCGTCCtctctcaaaatttaaaagatagtCAGCATGCCGTTGAAAAGAGTCAAGGGGAATTGCAGTCGTTTGTTGCTAGAATTGTTCAATTAGCGGCTCGCGTTCAGTCGCTCCAGCATTTGCACTCTAAACTTCCGGAAAAACAAACTGAAGAAACGGCTATTGATAAACTCactcaggtaatttttatttgtaatcatttttcattaaatttacagTCGACTACCTGTCATAAGCCTGGTTTAGGGGACGTTGGGGAAACTTTTCTTGGAATTTAAATCTTCTACGACCGTgcgtttagttttgttctcgactactcgttataagcctgttttattttatgggATTTCAAACGTCATATTTACGGTTTGTTACATACGTCAGTTTCCCGATTTTTCTAGTGCTTAtggcgctaaaataaatacttatctttttacactaataattattttaatagaaaaaattataatgacaagggtattaattacagtaatgataataataattgttattgatcaacataatgctcaataaaacttttaaattgtaacagaagctttaattgtaattaatgattacaattatcaacaataaattatattttacttaagattgattaaattattatccgcaaaagatcgatagtaaattttcatcattaattttgatattttgttcctcttgttagtttataatttagagaattttaacggaggcttataacgggatgTCTGGtacgaaactcaaaaaagtGGTTAAGTGGGGGCTGTTTGGACTCAGTACCTGTCGATTGAGAGGAAGAGGCTAATAACGGGTAGTCgactgtaattaaatttaaaatattatttgatcgtaaataatttaattaataaattttatttatctttttaaaaaaacttgtagGTTCTATTTatgattctcataaatttacaTCTCCGGTCTCTGACCCTAAAAGTGACTCATTCGCTCAGtactataattatattattaattaaattttcattgataaaaataagttaaactaatatattttacatacatttaCTTCATTGTATGTGtgatctaataatttatttctgataTAAATGACAAGacataattaaatgaaaacttaatttaaaaagagcAAATAATTTATGCATCAATGGCATGCATATacttgagataaaaaaagttttaaaaaacttttactaaCGAATGAGGAAAAATGAGAATAGGGTCGGTTTGTTTACTTAAGTATTTGTTCAGTCATAAAtgcgaataataaatatttatattgcactctataaatttttaatttatctttgccggattatttttatgcaaaattattaaaatattaatagacagtcattaatattaaatgggTTGAAAAGGCCGgtttataaatttgatgttatttaattattaacaggcTGTTATGCAGTACCATCAATGGAGTACAATGTCTGCACGAGAAGTTG is a window from the Microplitis demolitor isolate Queensland-Clemson2020A chromosome 4, iyMicDemo2.1a, whole genome shotgun sequence genome containing:
- the LOC103568138 gene encoding protein bicaudal D isoform X2; this translates as MATITDDRVTDLRAEIERLSRELDLASTEKIQSAQYGLALLEEKSALEQKCNELEALYENTKHELDITQEALAKFQTTTKLTTRSGIEQEESLLCESAARETSLQTLIIELENETKQLRHELERVQVERDHALQEREDVGKHHQQAEGERKNLRTELRECRFREARLLQDYTELEDENISLQKQVSTLRSSQVEFESAKHEIRRLSEEVELLNSQVEELSNLKKIAEKQMEEALESLQAEREAKYSLKKELDQRMNSESIFNLSNFALIRGITDDQTICSDGEDDSPALRRIEADLKTQEPGTSAASKQVDLFSEIHLNELKKLEKQLELAESEKSVLSQNLKDSQHAVEKSQGELQSFVARIVQLAARVQSLQHLHSKLPEKQTEETAIDKLTQAVMQYHQWSTMSAREVEQLQKDLAELEDNLTVSDATQQLRMELTNLRNKLLDTEHRNSQLESDIEILSKLACEAGGCLDTAQNDLQNISDELAQLYHHVCAVNGETPSRVILDHEKIVPEKEESEDNGKIEWFRTLSKTDLPIKDLKSLSKAKEIGKHIETAMDQIKHLRNAVEHTIDMSKLKGNQTDNSGNENKADEGDLQEQVIKLKALLSAKREQIATLRTVLKSNKNTAEVALTNLKSKYESEKSIVSETISKLRNELRRLKENAATFSSLRAMFAARCEEYVTQVEELQRQLAAAEEDRKTLNHLLRLAVQQKLGLTMKLEELEVDRELRNTRRHGGSGGGGRGRAPRMQQTHRPHMGRDFF
- the LOC103568138 gene encoding protein bicaudal D isoform X1 is translated as MATITDDRVTDLRAEIERLSRELDLASTEKIQSAQYGLALLEEKSALEQKCNELEALYENTKHELDITQEALAKFQTTTKLTTRSGIEQEESLLCESAARETSLQTLIIELENETKQLRHELERVQVERDHALQEREDVGKHHQQAEGERKNLRTELRECRFREARLLQDYTELEDENISLQKQVSTLRSSQVEFESAKHEIRRLSEEVELLNSQVEELSNLKKIAEKQMEEALESLQAEREAKYSLKKELDQRMNSESIFNLSNFALIRGITDDQTICSDGEDDSPALRRIEADLKTQEPGTSAASKQVDLFSEIHLNELKKLEKQLELAESEKSVLSQNLKDSQHAVEKSQGELQSFVARIVQLAARVQSLQHLHSKLPEKQTEETAIDKLTQAVMQYHQWSTMSAREVEQLQKDLAELEDNLTVSDATQQLRMELTNLRNKIPVSEKCLQEKLLDTEHRNSQLESDIEILSKLACEAGGCLDTAQNDLQNISDELAQLYHHVCAVNGETPSRVILDHEKIVPEKEESEDNGKIEWFRTLSKTDLPIKDLKSLSKAKEIGKHIETAMDQIKHLRNAVEHTIDMSKLKGNQTDNSGNENKADEGDLQEQVIKLKALLSAKREQIATLRTVLKSNKNTAEVALTNLKSKYESEKSIVSETISKLRNELRRLKENAATFSSLRAMFAARCEEYVTQVEELQRQLAAAEEDRKTLNHLLRLAVQQKLGLTMKLEELEVDRELRNTRRHGGSGGGGRGRAPRMQQTHRPHMGRDFF